One Lucilia cuprina isolate Lc7/37 chromosome 4, ASM2204524v1, whole genome shotgun sequence DNA segment encodes these proteins:
- the LOC111689375 gene encoding guanine nucleotide-binding protein subunit alpha-11-like, giving the protein MDCCISEDMKAKLKMRKLLRELKKQYKKDIKLLLLGTGESGKSTFTRQMRIIYDNGYSEDEKKSYIKLIHENIFQAIQNMITAMETLNIEYEKIENATNFKTLISSVNPGTNTYLEDPYLTAIKELWNDKGIQECYLRRNEYQLNDSTKYYLDDIDRIALPDYMPTEQDILRVRIATTGLIQHMFRVSNVTFRLIDVGGQRSERRKWIHCFDNVKAIIFLVAISEYDQVLKENEERNRLKESKSIFESISKFFENTPIIMFLNKTDLLDEKIKRSHLDEYFPEFKGKRGDSKDAREFILNMFLKIRPLMYSHFTCATDTENIRVVFTAVKDIILTTNLNNFGLV; this is encoded by the coding sequence ATGGATTGTTGTATAAGTGAGGATATGAAGGCAAAACTGAAAATGCGAAAATTACTAAGGGAActtaaaaaacaatacaaaaaagatATCAAATTACTATTGTTAGGAACTGGCGAATCTGGAAAATCGACATTTACACGTCAAATGCGTATTATTTACGACAATGGCTACAgtgaagatgaaaaaaaaagttaCATAAAATTGatacatgaaaatattttccaagCCATACAGAATATGATAACAGCCATGGAAACTTTAAACATTGAATATGAGAAAATTGAAAATGCCACGAACTTTAAAACGCTCATTTCTTCTGTAAATCCAGGAACTAACACCTATTTAGAAGATCCCTATTTGACTGCAATTAAAGAACTTTGGAACGACAAGGGTATACAGGAATGCTATCTGCGACGTAATGAATATCAACTAAACGATTCGACTAAATACTATTTAGATGATATTGATCGAATTGCTTTGCCAGATTATATGCCAACGGAACAGGATATTTTGAGAGTACGTATAGCAACCACTGGTCTAATTCAGCACATGTTTCGGGTAAGCAATGTAACATTTCGCCTGATAGACGTAGGTGGACAACGATCCGAGAGAAGAAAATGGATTCATTGTTTTGATAATGTTAAAgctataatatttttagttgCTATTTCGGAATATGATCAGGTTCTAAAGGAAAACGAAGAACGTAATCGCCTAAAAGAATCCAAATCGATTTTCGAAtcaatttcgaaattttttgaaaacacaccgattataatgtttttaaataaaaccgaTTTACTGGATGAGAAAATTAAACGCTCACATTTGGATGAGTATTTTCCGGAGTTTAAGGGAAAACGTGGTGATAGCAAAGATGCTCgtgaatttattttgaatatgtttttaaaaattcgtcCCTTAATGTATTCGCATTTCACCTGTGCTACAGATACGGAAAATATTAGGGTGGTATTCACTGCAGTAAAAGATATTATTTTAACTacgaatttaaataattttggactagtttaa
- the LOC111689467 gene encoding guanine nucleotide-binding protein subunit alpha-11-like — translation MNCLINHEQLEQKEIERVLKELNKQYKKDIKLLLLGTGESGKSTFIRQMRILYDNGFSDEERLHHIKLIYENIFSSIKNMIEAMELLKIDYEKSENATENVLLIKNVKVNYDTDLKDPYLSAIKQLWNDEGIQKCYLRRNEYQLNDSTKYYLDDIDRIALPDYMPTNQDILRVRMATTGLIDYNFVVKNVKFRITDVGGQRSERRKWMHCFDNVKAILFLVAISEYDLVLKEDKHRNRLKESLKVFESVSTFFQSISIILFLNKIDLFAEKIMYSHLDEFFPEFKGPRCDYEAARKFILDMFLQVRPNMYYRYTCATDTQNIEMVFTAVKDIILNTNLDKFGLM, via the coding sequence atgaattgtttaataaatcatGAACAGTTGgaacaaaaagaaatagaaagagTTCTTAAGGAACTTAATAAACAgtataaaaaagatattaaactACTGCTGTTGGGAACGGGGGAGTCGGGCAAATCGACTTTTATACGGCAAATGCGTATTCTATACGACAATGGCTTTAGTGATGAGGAGAGATTGCATCATATTAAATtgatatatgaaaatatttttagttccattaaaaatatgaTTGAAGCCatggaattattaaaaattgattatgaGAAAAGTGAAAATGCCACTGAAAATGTATTGctcattaaaaatgttaaagtcaATTACGATACCGACTTGAAAGATCCCTATTTGTCGGCAATCAAACAACTATGGAACGACGAGGGCATACAGAAATGCTATTTGCGACGCAATGAATACCAATTAAACGATTCGACTAAATACTATTTGGACGATATTGATCGTATTGCTTTGCCAGATTATATGCCAACGAATCAGGATATTTTAAGAGTTCGTATGGCGACCACTGGTCTAAttgattataattttgttgtaaaaaatgtaaagtttCGTATAACAGATGTGGGAGGCCAACGATCGGAGCGTAGAAAATggatgcattgttttgataacgttaaggcaatattatttttagtggCCATTTCGGAATATGATCTAGTTCTCAAAGAAGATAAACATCGCAATCGTCTTAAGGAGTCGTTAAAAGTTTTCGAATCCGTTTCAACATTTTTCCAAAGCATTTCTATTAtactgtttttaaataaaattgatttatttgctGAGAAAATTATGTACTCACATTTAGATGAGTTCTTTCCAGAATTTAAAGGACCTCGTTGTGATTACGAAGCGGCTCGAAAATTTATATTGGACATGTTTTTACAGGTTCGACCCAATATGTATTATCGTTATACCTGTGCCACAGATACCCAAAATATCGAAATGGTATTTACCGCTGTAAAGGATATCATTTTAAATACGAATTTGGACAAATTCGGacttatgtaa
- the LOC111689543 gene encoding leucine-rich repeat neuronal protein 4: MDKFSLLLLLFFTTAICWLPHIAGQHENILYENVANICETCVCLDTQDVGNKNQTHHMLSCVMKGFKHILARWPEEFGKNNEKENVIVASFSGNTIDILQQLPSTNGTLSFACRHCGIKHLQVPTFMDVPNIISLDLAYNEITNDELTPDVFRGPYHITSYEPIALIELDLSHNKLNSLDRRIFEHTPNITKLNLSWNSFKVLDNPTTMALASASSLENLDLSHTGIKSMASVIFEKLTSLKVLNLAGNEFVHLPENFQLIGQSLRSLNLAGNKFSDFSEGSFLGLKALLHLNISSMPNLKTIQNNTFSRLEHLTHLDCSNNQKLESFDLDSLMHCGNLTYLDISYCNLTSLNLNMNLSPLSADNNTNITLPKPWPLLKTFKTVGNLWVCDCQLFQVLEYAGSHHLYTDEQIRCDSPYILAGARLSNLTAKQICSIQIPKKYKVIDEDPPRFRRKRYIILTVITASVVVVLGLIIGFIVVCIRRRLKRDDFGVEPIRYTSVRSSNLSAFSQGHTNGAVSNGSV, from the exons ATggataaatttagtttattactg TTACTATTCTTTACAACAGCAATCTGTTGGCTACCACATATTGCTGGCCAGCATGAAAACATACTATACGAAAATGTTGCAAACATTTGTGAAACATGCGTATGTTTAGATACACAAGATGTTGGCAATAAAAATCAAACACATCATATGTTAAGTTGTGTGATGAAAGGATTCAAGCATATATTGGCAAGGTGGCCAGAggaatttggcaaaaataatgaaaaag AAAACGTAATTGTGGCCAGTTTTTCGGGTAACACCATCGATATATTGCAACAATTGCCTTCAACCAATGGTACATTGAGTTTTGCTTGTCGCCATTGTGGTATCAAACATTTGCAAGTACCCACATTTATGGATGTtccaaatataatttcattGGATTTGGCCTATAACGAAATCACAAATGATGAATTGACACCGGATGTTTTTAGGGGACCCTATCATATAACCAGTTATGAACCGATTGCTTTAATCGAATTGGATTTAAGTCACAATAAACTTAACTCTTTGGATCGAAGAATTTTTGAGCATACGCCTAATATcacgaaattaaatttaagttggaATAGCTTTAAGGTTTTGGATAATCCTACGACTATGGCTTTAGCTTCGGCATCTTCGTTAGAG aaTCTAGATCTCTCTCACACTGGTATTAAATCTATGGCTTCAGTTATTTTTGAGAAACTTACATCTTTAAAGGTATTAAATTTGGCTGGTAATGAATTTGTTCATTTACCCGAAAATTTCCAACTGATTGGGCAAAGTTTGCGAAGCTTAAATTTGGCCGGCAATAAATTCAGTGACTTTAGTGAAGGCAGTTTTCTGGGTTTAAAAGCTTTGCTGCATCTAAACATTAGTAGTATGCCAAATTTAAAGACAATACAGAATAATACTTTTTCTCGTTTGGAGCATTTAACTCATTTAGATTGTTCAAACAATCAAAAGTTGGAGAGCTTTGACTTAGATAGCTTAATGCATTGCGGAAACTTGACCTAT cTGGACATCTCATATTGCAATCTAACATCTCTTAATCTTAATATGAATCTGTCACCGTTGTCTGCagataataatacaaatattactttacCAAAACCTTGGCCTTTactcaaaacttttaaaactgttGGCAATTTATGGGTGTGTGATTGTCAGCTATTTCAAGTGCTAGAGTACGCTGGGTCGCATCATCTTTATACAGATGAACAGATACGTTGTGATAGTCCCTATATACTTGCGGGTGCCCGTTTGTCTAATTTAACCGCAAAGCAAATTTGTTCAATTCAAATTCCCAAAAAATACAAAGTTATCGATGAGGATCCACCACGTTTTAGACGTAAACGTTATATTATTTTAACCGTTATTACTGCATCAGTGGTAGTGGTGTTGGGTTTAATTATCGGCTTTATAGTGGTGTGTATACGAAGACGTTTAAAACGGGACGATTTTGGGGTAGAACCTATACGTTATACCAGTGTGCGTAGTAGTAATCTATCGGCATTTTCACAGGGTCATACCAATGGTGCGGTCAGTAATGGAAGTGTTTGA
- the LOC111689650 gene encoding NADP-dependent malic enzyme-like — translation MEIKKLNGFECPLKKAPRDRLGMWGNGDSDVPGNVSGLQRLHHKKYNKGLAFTLEERQLLGIQGLLPAVVKSEDEQVQHCLILLDRLENDLDKYMYLNTLAERNERLFYKVLSSDVSKMMPLVYTPTVGLACQKFSLIFQHPKGLYITIKDKGHVYDILKNWPETDVRAIVVTDGERILGLGDLGANGMGIPVGKLSLYTALAGIKPSQCLPITLDVGTNTESILNDPLYIGIREKRVTGEIYDEFIEEFMTAAVRRFGQNCLIQFEDFANANAFRLLGKYRNDYCTFNDDIQGTASVAVAGLLASLKIKNTKLMENKIVFFGAGEAALGIANLCLMALMKEGLNEAEAKKRIWMIDSKGLIVQNRPSGGLTEHKLRFAQPHEPIDTLADVVRIVRPTVLIGAAAIGGAFTAEILEMMAEFNEMPIIFALSNPTSKAECTAEQAYNYTKGKCIFASGSPFNPVEYNGKKYYPGQGNNSYIFPGVALGVLCAGMLTIPEDVFLLSAERLAYLCSVEDLSKGSLYPPLNRITECSIEIAAYIMEYAYANGLATVRPEPHDKHDFIKSQMYDLSYPSAVPKVYAWSNKL, via the exons GGTCTCGCATTTACTTTGGAAGAACGACAATTGTTAGGCATTCAAGGACTTTTACCGGCCGTTGTTAAAAGCGAAGATGAACAAGTTCAACACTGTTTAATACTGCTCGATCGTTTGGAAAATGATCTGGATAAATACATGTACTTGAATACTTTGGCCGAACGTAATGAACGTCTCTTCTATAAGGTATTATCCTCAGATGTGTCAAAAATGATGCCATTGGTGTATACACCCACTGTGGGTTTGGCTTGTCAAAAGTTCAGTTTGATTTTTCAACATCCCAAAGGTCTTTATATTACCATCAAGGATAAGGGTCAtgtttatgatattttaaag aattggCCAGAGACTGATGTTCGTGCCATTGTCGTAACAGATGGTGAACGTATTTTAGGTTTGGGTGATTTGGGTGCCAATGGCATGGGTATACCTGTGGGTAAATTGTCTTTGTACACTGCTTTGGCCGGCATTAAACCCAGTCAATGTTTACCCATTACTTTGGATGTGGGCACCAATACCGAATCTATTCTCAACGATCCTCTATATATTGGTATACGTGAGAAACGTGTTACTGGTGAAATCTATGATGAGTTTATTGAAGAATTTATGACAGCCGCTGTGCGTCGTTTTGGCCAAAACTGTTTAATACAATTTGAAGATTTTGCCAATGCCAACGCATTCCGCCTTTTGGGCAAATACCGCAATGACTACTGCACTTTCAACGATGACATACAAGGTACAGCTTCTGTGGCTGTTGCCGGTCTGCTGGCTTCTCTGAAAATCAAGAACACAAAATTAATGGAGaacaaaattgtattctttGGCGCTGGAGAAGCTGCCTTAGGTATTGCCAATTTATGTTTGATGGCTTTAATGAAGGAAGGTCTCAATGAGGCTGAAGCAAAAAAACGTATCTGGATGATTGATAGTAAAGGACTTATCGTACAAAATCGTCCCTCGGGCGGCCTGACCGAACATAAATTACGTTTTGCTCAACCCCATGAACCCATCGACACATTGGCCGATGTTGTACGTATTGTACGACCGACTGTTTTAATTGGTGCCGCTGCCATTGGTGGTGCCTTTACAGCTGAAATTCTTGAAATGATGGCTGAATTCAATGAAATGCCAATTATATTTGCCCTTTCTAATCCAACTAGTAAAGCTGAGTGTACCGCCGAACAGGCCTACAATTATACTAAGGGTAAATGTATTTTTGCTTCTGGCTCTCCCTTCAATCCCGTTGAATATAATGGCAAGAAATACTATCCCGGCCAAGGTAATAATTCCTATATTTTCCCCGGTGTTGCCTTGGGTGTTCTCTGTGCCGGTATGTTAACCATACCGGAAGATGTGTTCCTGTTGTCAGCTGAACGCTTAGCATACTTATGTTCGGTCGAAGATTTGTCCAAGGGTTCTCTATATCCACCATTGAATCGCATTACCgaatgttctatagaaattgcTGCTTATATTATGGAATATGCTTATGCGAATG GTTTGGCAACCGTTCGTCCTGAACCCCACGACAAACATGACTTCATAAAATCTCAAATGTATGATTTGTCATATCCATCAGCTGTACCCAAAGTCTATGCCTGGAGCAATAAAttgtaa
- the LOC111689456 gene encoding guanine nucleotide-binding protein subunit alpha-14-like, whose product MNCLCSEETRAQNLQNKRLERNLQIYKSKYNKQIKLLLLGTKGSGKSTFIRQMRYETHMPYDSRKYVNIIFQNILYAMQTMIEAMKVFQIPYKTKENAVKNSYIIQMVQLNNNNKIEFSNLLLTALKELWADAGIQECFMRGHQYGLPDSTKYFFSHLDRIANPSYIPSIQDILRARIPSKGFQEHLFKYKNVEFLIADVGYQSSERKKWIHCFDNVTAIIYMVAISEYDQFSLNSKHGNSLKESIELLNSIMSFEYFQDTALIIVFNKLDIFEEKITYSHLADYFPEYSGSPYDTQKARSFIANIFLRTIPTKRRVYYYYLNCTDEHNQGILFIYRAVRDTILNANLYNFNLV is encoded by the coding sequence ATGAATTGTTTGTGTTCTGAAGAGACAAGAGCTCAAAATCTTCAAAATAAAAGATTGGAaagaaatttgcaaatttacaaaagtaaatataacaaacaaatcaaattaCTGCTATTGGGAACAAAGGGATCCGGTAAATCTACATTTATACGTCAAATGCGCTATGAAACTCATATGCCATACGATTCCAGGAAATATGTGAACATCATATTTCAGAATATATTGTACGCAATGCAAACTATGATCGAAGCAATGAAAGTTTTTCAAATACCCTATAAGACTAAAGAGAATGCagtaaaaaattcgtatattatACAAATGGTGCAATTGAACAACAATAATAAGAttgaattttctaatttattattGACGGCATTAAAGGAACTTTGGGCAGATGCTGGCATACAGGAATGTTTTATGCGTGGTCATCAGTATGGTCTGCCAGACTCaacgaaatattttttcagCCATCTAGATCGTATTGCCAATCCATCTTATATACCCAGTATACAGGATATCTTACGAGCACGTATACCATCAAAAGGCTTTCAAGAACATCTGTTTAAATATAAGAATGTTGAATTCCTTATAGCCGATGTGGGATATCAAAGTTCGGAACGTAAGAAATGGATACATTGTTTCGATAATGTTACCGCCATTATATATATGGTGGCTATTTCCGAATACGATCAATTCTCCTTGAACTCAAAACATGGCAATAGTCTTAAAGAATCTATTGAACTTTTAAACTCAATAATGTCTTTTGAATATTTCCAAGACACGGCacttattatagtttttaataaattggatATATTTGAGGAAAAGATCACCTACTCACATTTGGCCGATTATTTTCCTGAATACTCAGGATCACCATATGATACTCAAAAAGCTCGTTCGTTTATTGCCAATATTTTTTTGAGAACCATACCCACAAAACGAAGGGTctactattattatttaaattgtactGATGAACATAATCAAggaattctttttatttatcgAGCTGTTCGAGATACGATTTTAAATGCTAATTTATATAACTTTAACTTAGTTTAA
- the LOC111689477 gene encoding uncharacterized protein LOC111689477, with product MKLQVSRQLTDELKQKQTITNSLINKILYSKRLLVDHVEALEQCMLFMQDTPLPTTAAAAASKSHDKCDGKDKCINKQQEICWPEIFTARNACILLGSTILEHLITPRAFRLTLIPSFIVTGGFSALYVVKNVFGFRNKYVERELENLIRTIDEFGNCIRRNMTYFNEIIIMKQHELIESRQIERAWDCITAAKEVTEILFEATRKLETQYPIPARFSQYYAPMEDLKECEYFKNNVTDYSPKHIKDFHNIFAYVQSQFLLRLALTISTKPSLSQLHTELEKIDCLIRQLVLEEENHFKNLAIELNKKKSLELEALNANKLVKTRNDPIGVLQDSSLKLSACMVAMAGECQALDITLQRLTETENEKKDNTKQLVEVANNMRSIENALTVCFDDFQRLMLVYNKFLNSKLDLKDTHSEKSENKSQATDDEFPESFLRVEISQNPNDMEKRDDFYAYMFDEQQAKAEREQLEKEERERHNEELEILNFEKRITKGKFRPVLKQLKDRIDPIRQVMLEKEREVLASKGINVDELFAKEVDEDEEDDDADKEHDSSIVFKEAFDDSDDSEGSADLEYERRTKKLKERDNFAEMRNFLAQKQNINLFKLEAPPAASNALGDEDILESEC from the exons atgaag CTACAAGTGAGTCGTCAATTGACGGACGAACTTAAGCAAAAGCAG ACTATAACAAATagtctaataaataaaatattatattcaaaaagATTGCTGGTCGATCATGTTGAAGCGTTAGAGCAATGTATGCTTTTTATGCAAGATACTCCTTTACCGACAAccgcagcagcagcagctaGTAAAAGTCATGATAAATGCGATGGCAAAGACAAGTGCATTAATAAGCAACAGGAAATATGTTGGCCAGAAATATTTACTGCACGCAATGCTTGTATCTTATTGGGTAGTACTATTTTGGAGCATCTTATAACACCACGTGCTTTTCGTTTAACTTTAATACCCTCCTTTATCGTGACCGGAGGCTTTAGTGCCTTGTATGTGGTAAAGAATGTATTTGGTTTTCGCAATAAATACGTTGAAAGAGAGCTAGAGAATCTCATAAGAACAATTGATGAATTTGGAAATTGTATACGTCGTAATATGACCTATTTCAATGAGATTATAATCATGAAACAGCATGAGTTAATAGA aTCACGTCAAATAGAACGTGCATGGGATTGCATTACAGCTGCCAAAGAGGTAACAGAGATACTATTTGAAGCTACCCGTAAATTAGAAACCCAATATCCTATACCAGCACGATTTTCCCAGTATTATGCTCCAATGGAAGATTTAAAAGAATGCGAATATTTCAAGAACAATGTCACCGATTACAGTCCTAAGCACATAAAA gattttcatAATATCTTCGCCTACGTACAATCCCAGTTCCTTTTACGTTTAGCCTTAACCATATCGACGAAACCATCCTTGAGTCAACTTCATACAGAATTAGAAAAAATCGACTGCCTTATACGACAGCTAGTTCTCGAAgaagaaaatcactttaaaaatcTAGCCATCGAACTGAACAAAAAGAAATCTTTAGAATTGGAAGCATTAAATGCCAATAAATTAGTTAAAACACGTAATGATCCCATAGGTGTGCTACAGGATTCATCGCTTAAACTGAGTGCCTGTATGGTGGCGATGGCTGGTGAATGTCAAGCCTTAGATATCACTTTACAACGCCTTACCGAAacagaaaatgaaaagaaagacAATACTAAACAATTGGTGGAAGTGGCCAATAATATGCGTTCCATTGAAAATGCCTTAACGGTGTGTTTCGATGACTTCCAAAGGCTAATGTTGGTATATAATAAGTTTCTTAATAGTAAACTAGATTTAAAAGATACACAtagtgaaaaaagtgaaaataaatctCAAGCTACTGATGATGAGTTTCCAGAAAGCTTTCTAAGGGTTGAAATCTCTCAAAATCCTAATGACATGGAGAAACGAGACGATTTCTATGCTTACATGTTCGATGAACAGCAAGCTAAAGCCGAAAGGGAACAATTAGAGAAGGAGGAACGTGAGCGACACAATGAAGagttggaaattttaaattttgaaaaacgcaTCACTAAAGGAAAATTCCGACCTGTACTTAAGCAGCTAAAAGATCGTATTGATCCCATAAGACAAGTGATGCTTGAAAAAGAACGTGAAGTTCTAGCCTCTAAGGGTATAAATGTTGATGAATTATTTGCAAAAGAAGTTGATGAAGACGAAGAAGATGATGATGCGGATAAGGAACACGACAGTTCGATTGTATTTAAGGAGGCCTTTGATGACAGCGATGATAGTGAGGGTAGTGCTGATTTGGAATATGAAAGGCGAactaaaaaacttaaagaacGTGATAATTTTGCTGAAATGCGCAACTTTTtggcacaaaaacaaaacatcaatttatttaaattggaaGCACCGCCAGCAGCTTCAAATGCTTTGGGTGATGAGGATATTCTGGAGAGTGAATGTTAA